TTGCCGACGGCGCGCGGCAGGCGCTGGGTGCCGCCGGCGCCGGGGATGATGCCGAGCTTGATTTCGGGCTGGCCGAACTTGGCGTTGTCGGCGGCGATGATGAAGTCGCACATCATGGCCAGTTCGCAGCCGCCGCCCAAAGCAAAACCGCTCACCGCGGCGATGATGGGCTTGCGGATGCTGCGCATGGTTTCCCAGTTGCGCGTGATGTAGTCGCCTTTGTAGACGTCGGCAAAGCTGTACTGGGCCATGGCGCCGATGTCGGCGCCGGCGGCAAAGGCTTTTTCGCTGCCGGTGAGCACGATGCAGCCGATGTCGGCGTCGGCATCGAAGGCCTTGAGGGCGGCGCCGAGCTCATCCATGAGCGCGTCGTTGAGGGCGTTGAGTTGCTTGGGGCGATTCAGGGTGATGAGGCCGACGCGGCCCTCGGTGCGCACCAAAATGTTTAGGTAAGTTTGGCTCATGGGTGGTGTCTCTGGTTCAAGGTTCGGCGGGAGCTGCCACTATAGCGCGCCGGCAAGGCGGTTCTAACGCGGCTTGGGCCGGATTTAGGGCGGGATCAGGACAGAACTGGGGGGCGCTAAGGGCGGTCGCTGGAACTCGCAGCTAGGGGCCAGCCTAAAAGGCTGACGGGATGGGCGCCAGCAGCTTGGGTGGGTGTTGGGCTGGCCGGTGCAGGGCTGGCCGGTTTAGATGGGCGCTGCAACCGCACCGTGTGCGCTTGCGGCTGCTCGGGCGTGGGCCAGCGCAGCGGCAGGCGCAGCAGCCGGCCGTCGCGCGCCACCAGCGCTACGACGCTGTGCTGCCCGTGGGCGTGGCGCGCAGTTTCGTCGAGTTTGCGCACGCGCCACGCGCTGGGGGTGGCGCTGGTGCTGCCGTTGCTGCAGCCGTTGCTGCAGCCGTTGCTGCAGCCGTTGCTGCAGCCGTTGCTGCAGCCGTTGCTGCTTGCGC
This sequence is a window from Serpentinimonas maccroryi. Protein-coding genes within it:
- a CDS encoding enoyl-CoA hydratase; protein product: MSQTYLNILVRTEGRVGLITLNRPKQLNALNDALMDELGAALKAFDADADIGCIVLTGSEKAFAAGADIGAMAQYSFADVYKGDYITRNWETMRSIRKPIIAAVSGFALGGGCELAMMCDFIIAADNAKFGQPEIKLGIIPGAGGTQRLPRAVGKSKAMELVLTGRMMDAAEAERAGLASRVVPLDKLQDEALAAALTIAGYSQIAVMAAKEAVNKAFEGTLADGMAFERRLFHALFATADQKEGMAAFVEKRPAQFKHQ